The Populus trichocarpa isolate Nisqually-1 chromosome 2, P.trichocarpa_v4.1, whole genome shotgun sequence genome has a window encoding:
- the LOC18096085 gene encoding probable nucleoredoxin 2 isoform X1 yields the protein MKPMSLEENTGKLQASEDEVNGDHSQKISSSRFSSLLATKDRDYLLSQDGTQVKVSDLEGKVLGLYFSANWYVPCRSFTTQVLVGAYEHLKSKGSNFEIVFISSDEDLDAFNNYRANMPWLSIPFSDLETKRALNSKFEIEAIPFLVILQPEDNKYEATIHDGVELLNRFGVQAFPFTKERLEELEMEEKEKRESQTLINLLTNHDRDYLLGHPAAKQYDDGVTSSVKRNAFRHWAGCLEVPVASLVGKTLGLYFSAQWCLPGVKFTPKLISIYQKIKQMVVHKGNEDDFEIVFVSSDRDQAAFDSYFNSMPWLTLPFGDPANKILAKHFDVKGIPCLVILGPDGKTVTKHGRNLINLYKENAYPFTEAQVDLLEKQIDEEAKSLPKSKYHAGHRHELGLVSEGTGGGPFICCDCDEQGSGWAYLCLECGYEVHTKCVRAVDRGSMVDS from the exons ATGAAGCCGATGAGCTTGGAGGAGAATACAGGGAAACTTCAAGCTAGTGAAGATGAAGTAAACGGTGATCACTCCCAGAAAATCTCAAGCTCTAGATTTTCATCACTTTTGGCCACCAAAGATCGTGATTATCTTCTCTCTCAAGATGGGACTCAG GTGAAAGTTTCTGATCTTGAAGGCAAAGTTCTGGGCCTCTACTTCTCTGCAAACTGGTACGTCCCATGTCGAAGCTTCACTACCCAAGTCTTAGTTGGTGCATATGAGCATTTGAAGAGCAAAGGGTCTAATTTTGAAATTGTCTTTATTTCATCCGACGAGGACTTGGATGCCTTCAACAATTATCGTGCCAACATGCCATGGCTTTCCATTCCATTTTCGGATTTGGAGACCAAAAGAGCCTTAAATAGTAAATTTGAAATCGAAGCAATTCCTTTTCTAGTCATCTTGCAACCTGAGGATAACAAATATGAGGCAACAATACATGATGGCGTCGAGCTTCTTAACCGTTTTGGGGTCCAAGCTTTCCCATTTACCAAAGAGAGGTTGGAGGAATTGGAAatggaagagaaggagaagCGTGAGAGCCAGACCCTAATTAATTTACTGACGAACCACGATAGAGACTATCTTTTGGGTCACCCCGCAGCTAAACAG TATGATGATGGGGTGACTTCATCAGTTAAAAGGAATGCCTTTCGGCATTGGGCTGGATGCTTGGAG GTGCCTGTTGCCTCGTTGGTAGGCAAAACACTCGGACTATATTTTTCAGCTCAATGGTGTCTTCCAGGAGTGAAGTTCACTCCCAAGCTAATATCCATCTACCAAAAGATTAAGCAAATGGTGGTACATAAAGGCAATGAAGATGACTTTGAGATTGTGTTTGTGTCAAGTGATCGCGATCAAGCCGCGTTCGACTCCTACTTCAATAGCATGCCATGGCTAACATTGCCTTTCGGAGATCCTGCCAACAAAATCCTTGCTAAGCACTTTGATGTGAAAGGTATTCCTTGCTTGGTAATTTTGGGCCCAGATGGTAAAACTGTTACTAAACATGGTAGAAACCTAATCAACTTGTACAAAGAAAATGCGTACCCTTTCACTGAGGCCCAAGTGGATTTACTAGAGAAACAAATAGATGAGGAGGCTAAAAGCCTGCCAAAATCGAAGTACCATGCAGGGCATCGACATGAACTCGGTTTGGTTTCAGAAGGAACTGGAGGAGGACCGTTTATATGCTGTGATTGTGATGAACAAGGTTCAGGATGGGCTTACCTGTGCCTTGAATGCGGATATGAGGTGCACACCAAGTGTGTCAGAGCTGTGGACCGTGGCTCCATGGTTGACAGCTGA
- the LOC18096085 gene encoding probable nucleoredoxin 2 isoform X2 — MKPMSLEENTGKLQASEDEVNGDHSQKISSSRFSSLLATKDRDYLLSQDGTQVKVSDLEGKVLGLYFSANWYVPCRSFTTQVLVGAYEHLKSKGSNFEIVFISSDEDLDAFNNYRANMPWLSIPFSDLETKRALNSKFEIEAIPFLVILQPEDNKYEATIHDGVELLNRFGVQAFPFTKERLEELEMEEKEKRESQTLINLLTNHDRDYLLGHPAAKQVPVASLVGKTLGLYFSAQWCLPGVKFTPKLISIYQKIKQMVVHKGNEDDFEIVFVSSDRDQAAFDSYFNSMPWLTLPFGDPANKILAKHFDVKGIPCLVILGPDGKTVTKHGRNLINLYKENAYPFTEAQVDLLEKQIDEEAKSLPKSKYHAGHRHELGLVSEGTGGGPFICCDCDEQGSGWAYLCLECGYEVHTKCVRAVDRGSMVDS, encoded by the exons ATGAAGCCGATGAGCTTGGAGGAGAATACAGGGAAACTTCAAGCTAGTGAAGATGAAGTAAACGGTGATCACTCCCAGAAAATCTCAAGCTCTAGATTTTCATCACTTTTGGCCACCAAAGATCGTGATTATCTTCTCTCTCAAGATGGGACTCAG GTGAAAGTTTCTGATCTTGAAGGCAAAGTTCTGGGCCTCTACTTCTCTGCAAACTGGTACGTCCCATGTCGAAGCTTCACTACCCAAGTCTTAGTTGGTGCATATGAGCATTTGAAGAGCAAAGGGTCTAATTTTGAAATTGTCTTTATTTCATCCGACGAGGACTTGGATGCCTTCAACAATTATCGTGCCAACATGCCATGGCTTTCCATTCCATTTTCGGATTTGGAGACCAAAAGAGCCTTAAATAGTAAATTTGAAATCGAAGCAATTCCTTTTCTAGTCATCTTGCAACCTGAGGATAACAAATATGAGGCAACAATACATGATGGCGTCGAGCTTCTTAACCGTTTTGGGGTCCAAGCTTTCCCATTTACCAAAGAGAGGTTGGAGGAATTGGAAatggaagagaaggagaagCGTGAGAGCCAGACCCTAATTAATTTACTGACGAACCACGATAGAGACTATCTTTTGGGTCACCCCGCAGCTAAACAG GTGCCTGTTGCCTCGTTGGTAGGCAAAACACTCGGACTATATTTTTCAGCTCAATGGTGTCTTCCAGGAGTGAAGTTCACTCCCAAGCTAATATCCATCTACCAAAAGATTAAGCAAATGGTGGTACATAAAGGCAATGAAGATGACTTTGAGATTGTGTTTGTGTCAAGTGATCGCGATCAAGCCGCGTTCGACTCCTACTTCAATAGCATGCCATGGCTAACATTGCCTTTCGGAGATCCTGCCAACAAAATCCTTGCTAAGCACTTTGATGTGAAAGGTATTCCTTGCTTGGTAATTTTGGGCCCAGATGGTAAAACTGTTACTAAACATGGTAGAAACCTAATCAACTTGTACAAAGAAAATGCGTACCCTTTCACTGAGGCCCAAGTGGATTTACTAGAGAAACAAATAGATGAGGAGGCTAAAAGCCTGCCAAAATCGAAGTACCATGCAGGGCATCGACATGAACTCGGTTTGGTTTCAGAAGGAACTGGAGGAGGACCGTTTATATGCTGTGATTGTGATGAACAAGGTTCAGGATGGGCTTACCTGTGCCTTGAATGCGGATATGAGGTGCACACCAAGTGTGTCAGAGCTGTGGACCGTGGCTCCATGGTTGACAGCTGA